A window from Dioscorea cayenensis subsp. rotundata cultivar TDr96_F1 chromosome 10, TDr96_F1_v2_PseudoChromosome.rev07_lg8_w22 25.fasta, whole genome shotgun sequence encodes these proteins:
- the LOC120270269 gene encoding putative glucose-6-phosphate 1-epimerase: MTWSVVHDGDGFPRVILTDGGGSSAEVLLYGGQVVSWKNERREELLFTSSKTSVRPQKDVRGGIPIFFPQYGSFKSLDLSGFARNRLWALDSSPAPLPSSPKNHSSVLLISHFWRSAKARGWKSSLMQCAAAASACPTIEIEK, encoded by the exons ATGACTTGGAGTGTTGTTCATGATGGAGATGGATTTCCTAGAGTTATACTGACTGATGGCGGAGGATCCTCTGCTGAG GTTCTGCTTTATGGTGGACAGGTTGTGTCATGGAAAAATGAACGTCGAGAGGAATTGCTTTTTACTAGCAGCAAG ACTTCCGTCAGACCACAAAAAGATGTTAGAGGTGGAATACCTATCTTCTTTCCCCAG TATGGAAGTTTCAAGTCTCTAGATCTTTCTGGATTTGCAAGGAATAGATTATGGGCTTTGGACAGTTCCCCAGCACCGCTTCCCTCCTCTCCAAAAAATCATTCTTCTGTGCTTTTGATCTCTCATTTCTGGCGGTCTGCTAAAGCTCGAGGATGGAAATCTAGTCTCATGCAGTGTGCTGCAGCTGCTTCAGCCTGTCCTACtatagaaatagaaaaatga